From one Triticum urartu cultivar G1812 chromosome 3, Tu2.1, whole genome shotgun sequence genomic stretch:
- the LOC125548478 gene encoding cold-regulated 413 inner membrane protein 2, chloroplastic-like, whose translation MFAKGTTIHKSLLVPLVALQAPQDVISWTKGDYGQWTAFLGLLLRLLSLLPGELELPLSTMLFVSIAPYQFMNLRGTQDSVILSLAIAAYLAFQHFTGAGGVRKAFDRGAVVATLCIICITLIPLLFLL comes from the exons ATGTTTGCTAAAGGCACAACCATACACAAATCTCTCCTTGTCCCTCTCGTTGCTCTACAAGCACCTCAAGACGTCATCTCATGGACAAA AGGTGACTATGGTCAGTGGACCGCTTTTCTTGGGCTTCTTCTGCGTCTGCTATCCTTGCTTCCAG GTGAACTGGAGCTTCCCTTGTCAACGATGCTGTTTGTTAGCATTGCTCCTTACCAATTTATGAACTTGAG GGGCACTCAAGACTCTGTAATACTGTCATTGGCAATAGCAGCTTATCTCGCGTTTCAGCATTTCACCGGGGCCGGAGGCGTGAGGAAGGCCTTCGACCGTGGAGCGGTAGTTGCAACCTTGTGCATCATCTGCATCACGCTTATCCCCCTCCTGTTCTTGCTCTGA
- the LOC125544318 gene encoding uncharacterized protein LOC125544318 yields the protein MNADYNSRNLTPLWQLNFTMSGMSSDDASAEVRLEGEVSGEKVQETQDQNEGSGMPSPQEEEAAIKKKYGGKIPKKSPLISKDHERALFDSADWALGKQGGNPNKPKGPLEALRPKLQPTQQNARARQSSYASADNDESLSLPAEELIQNDDQTEDKNEE from the exons ATGAATGCGGATTATAATTCACGAAATTTAACTCCTCTCTGGCAGCTTAATTTCACTATGTCTGGAATGTCATCTGATGATGCAAGTGCTGAAGTGAGGCTTGAAGGAGAAGTTTCTGGTGAAAAGGTACAAGAAACTCAAGATCAGAATGAAGGCAGTGGCATGCCCTCGCCACAAGAGGAG GAGGCAGCAATCAAGAAAAAATATGGAGGAAAAATACCCAAAAAGTCACCACTTATATCGAAG GACCATGAGCGGGCATTATTTGATTCTGCTGATTGGGCTTTAGGAAAG CAAGGTGGAAATCCCAACAAGCCCAAAGGGCCCCTTGAAGCTCTTCGACCAAAACTCCAG CCTACTCAACAAAATGCTCGTGCCCGCCAATCTTCCTATGCATCTGcagacaatgatg AGAGTTTGAGTTTGCCTGCCGAGGAGCTGATCCAGAATGATGATCAAACTGAAGACAAGAACGAGGAATAA
- the LOC125544317 gene encoding uncharacterized protein LOC125544317 isoform X1 gives MVAPLDQAAPHATLEQDQRDAATATENSGRDHGAADIADADPGEAICAPGSAPSVTSRISVQKVCSLVGKFNKFKRDLVEEIGFGGMLGIKMLAKLNLKFSAWLMERVEVESSTLKIDEQRVLQIQDHDVQKVFSLPCGTRSICPDTTEPSAACKEFMRASAYLSKGAHSLKAAEAYLLRDDINADSSKVQIDCFKIAFVIFVVGHLLAPSTKHDYITIDFWAALNDISQIKEFNWCAYVLEHLNRAVGKLKTDIRNRNITVHLVGCHLFLQVFYLDNLDLGPLSKTKDHLPRISLFDYESVKKMIEVITSNVDGDTSFAGASFRRAQDVCYSRVHYESHTHRADVASDLPHHAPGFVGTKHQHNPVTPMLRSSFTETGQEDFSNHLRLKYPSLADHPLMTILEEHNAHMLENISEIRRSCEVTMSTLADKLLGYISENRCCCRAVGRTDCLLRSPHTIHESSTEQNSLSHKRDAPEPTGAGHHKKIRVNQPLVETDLQASIPGCSTNKSLPRSPLQVDINLAAP, from the exons ATGGTGGCACCACTGGACCAGGCGGCACCGCATGCCACATTGGAACAAGATCAGCGAGACGCCGCCACAGCCACAGAGAATAGCGGCAGGGATCACGGAGCCGCCGACATAGCAGATGCTGATCCAGGCGAAGCAATATGCGCTCCTGGATCCGCACCTTCTGTCACGTCAAGGATTTCGGTGCAGAAGGTGTGCTCGCTCGTCGGCAAGTTTAACAAGTTCAAGAGGGATTTGGTCGAGGAGATAGGCTTTGGTGGGATGCTGGGGATCAAGATGCTGGCAAAGTTGAATTTGAAATTCAGCGCGTGGCTAATGGAAAGAGTCGAGGTCGAGTCCAGCACACTGAAAATAGACGAGCAAAGGGTTCTGCAGATCCAGGACCATGATGTCCAGAAGGTATTCAGTCTGCCATGCGGCACCAGATCGATATGCCCCGATACGACCGAGCCGTCTGCAGCCTGCAAAGAGTTCATGCGAGCTTCTGCCTATTTGAGCAAAGGCGCGCACAGTCTAAAGGCCGCGGAGGCTTATCTCCTGAGAGATGACATCAATGCAGATTCCAGCAAGGTCCAGATAGATTGCTTCAAGATAGCCTTTGTTATTTTCGTTGTTGGCCACCTGTTGGCTCCATCCACTAAGCATGACTACATCACCATAGATTTCTGGGCCGCCCTCAACGATATCTCGCAAATTAAAGAATTTAATTGGTGTGCTTATGTACTCGAGCATTTGAACAGAGCTGTTGGGAAGTTGAAAACTGATATCCGCAACCGGAACATCACTGTACATCTTGTTGGCTGCCACCTGTTTCTTCAG GTATTCTACTTGGACAATCTTGATCTTGGTCCACTTTCCAAGACAAAAGACCATCTACCAAGGATTAGTCTTTTTGACTACGAGTCGGTTAAGAAGATGATAGAAGTGATCACTAGCAACGTGGATGGAGATACATCATTCGCTGGAGCTAGT TTTAGGCGCGCTCAAGATGTTTGCTACTCCAGAGTCCACTACGAAAGCCACACTCACCGAGCAGATGTAGCTTCTGACCTGCCCCATCATGCCCCAGGTTTTGTTGGCACAAAGCACCAACACAACCCAGTTACTCCCATGCTACGAAGCAGCTTCACTGAAACTGGACAAGAAGATTTCTCCAACCATCTCCGATTGAAATACCCGTCACTT GCAGACCACCCGCTTATGACCATTTTGGAAGAACATAATGCACACATGTTGGAAAATATATCTGAAATTAGGCGAAGTTGCGAAGTGACGATGTCTACCTTAGCGGACAAACTTCTTGGCTATATATCTGAGAACCGCTGTTGCTGCAGAGCGGTGGGACGAACTGATTGTTTACTGAGGTCGCCGCACACAATTCATG AGAGTTCAACCGAGCAGAATTCACTCTCTCACAAACGGGATGCACCTGAGCCCACTGGAGCAG GACATCACAAGAAGATACGGGTGAACCAGCCTCTAGTTGAGACAGACCTTCAAGCAAGTATACCTGGATGCTCAACTAACAAGAGCCTACCCCGCAGTCCTTTACAAGTTGACATCAACCTGGCCGCACCGTAG
- the LOC125544317 gene encoding uncharacterized protein LOC125544317 isoform X2, with the protein MVAPLDQAAPHATLEQDQRDAATATENSGRDHGAADIADADPGEAICAPGSAPSVTSRISVQKVCSLVGKFNKFKRDLVEEIGFGGMLGIKMLAKLNLKFSAWLMERVEVESSTLKIDEQRVLQIQDHDVQKVFSLPCGTRSICPDTTEPSAACKEFMRASAYLSKGAHSLKAAEAYLLRDDINADSSKVQIDCFKIAFVIFVVGHLLAPSTKHDYITIDFWAALNDISQIKEFNWCAYVLEHLNRAVGKLKTDIRNRNITVHLVGCHLFLQVFYLDNLDLGPLSKTKDHLPRISLFDYESVKKMIEVITSNVDGDTSFAGASFRRAQDVCYSRVHYESHTHRADVASDLPHHAPGFVGTKHQHNPVTPMLRSSFTETGQEDFSNHLRLKYPSLADHPLMTILEEHNAHMLENISEIRRSCEVTMSTLADKLLGYISENRCCCRAVGRTDCLLRSPHTIHGNTLVTPTTHQS; encoded by the exons ATGGTGGCACCACTGGACCAGGCGGCACCGCATGCCACATTGGAACAAGATCAGCGAGACGCCGCCACAGCCACAGAGAATAGCGGCAGGGATCACGGAGCCGCCGACATAGCAGATGCTGATCCAGGCGAAGCAATATGCGCTCCTGGATCCGCACCTTCTGTCACGTCAAGGATTTCGGTGCAGAAGGTGTGCTCGCTCGTCGGCAAGTTTAACAAGTTCAAGAGGGATTTGGTCGAGGAGATAGGCTTTGGTGGGATGCTGGGGATCAAGATGCTGGCAAAGTTGAATTTGAAATTCAGCGCGTGGCTAATGGAAAGAGTCGAGGTCGAGTCCAGCACACTGAAAATAGACGAGCAAAGGGTTCTGCAGATCCAGGACCATGATGTCCAGAAGGTATTCAGTCTGCCATGCGGCACCAGATCGATATGCCCCGATACGACCGAGCCGTCTGCAGCCTGCAAAGAGTTCATGCGAGCTTCTGCCTATTTGAGCAAAGGCGCGCACAGTCTAAAGGCCGCGGAGGCTTATCTCCTGAGAGATGACATCAATGCAGATTCCAGCAAGGTCCAGATAGATTGCTTCAAGATAGCCTTTGTTATTTTCGTTGTTGGCCACCTGTTGGCTCCATCCACTAAGCATGACTACATCACCATAGATTTCTGGGCCGCCCTCAACGATATCTCGCAAATTAAAGAATTTAATTGGTGTGCTTATGTACTCGAGCATTTGAACAGAGCTGTTGGGAAGTTGAAAACTGATATCCGCAACCGGAACATCACTGTACATCTTGTTGGCTGCCACCTGTTTCTTCAG GTATTCTACTTGGACAATCTTGATCTTGGTCCACTTTCCAAGACAAAAGACCATCTACCAAGGATTAGTCTTTTTGACTACGAGTCGGTTAAGAAGATGATAGAAGTGATCACTAGCAACGTGGATGGAGATACATCATTCGCTGGAGCTAGT TTTAGGCGCGCTCAAGATGTTTGCTACTCCAGAGTCCACTACGAAAGCCACACTCACCGAGCAGATGTAGCTTCTGACCTGCCCCATCATGCCCCAGGTTTTGTTGGCACAAAGCACCAACACAACCCAGTTACTCCCATGCTACGAAGCAGCTTCACTGAAACTGGACAAGAAGATTTCTCCAACCATCTCCGATTGAAATACCCGTCACTT GCAGACCACCCGCTTATGACCATTTTGGAAGAACATAATGCACACATGTTGGAAAATATATCTGAAATTAGGCGAAGTTGCGAAGTGACGATGTCTACCTTAGCGGACAAACTTCTTGGCTATATATCTGAGAACCGCTGTTGCTGCAGAGCGGTGGGACGAACTGATTGTTTACTGAGGTCGCCGCACACAATTCATG GAAACACGCTTGTCACACCTACAACACATCAATCCTGA
- the LOC125544317 gene encoding uncharacterized protein LOC125544317 isoform X3, whose translation MVAPLDQAAPHATLEQDQRDAATATENSGRDHGAADIADADPGEAICAPGSAPSVTSRISVQKVCSLVGKFNKFKRDLVEEIGFGGMLGIKMLAKLNLKFSAWLMERVEVESSTLKIDEQRVLQIQDHDVQKVFSLPCGTRSICPDTTEPSAACKEFMRASAYLSKGAHSLKAAEAYLLRDDINADSSKVQIDCFKIAFVIFVVGHLLAPSTKHDYITIDFWAALNDISQIKEFNWCAYVLEHLNRAVGKLKTDIRNRNITVHLVGCHLFLQVFYLDNLDLGPLSKTKDHLPRISLFDYESVKKMIEVITSNVDGDTSFAGASFRRAQDVCYSRVHYESHTHRADVASDLPHHAPGFVGTKHQHNPVTPMLRSSFTETGQEDFSNHLRLKYPSLSGGTN comes from the exons ATGGTGGCACCACTGGACCAGGCGGCACCGCATGCCACATTGGAACAAGATCAGCGAGACGCCGCCACAGCCACAGAGAATAGCGGCAGGGATCACGGAGCCGCCGACATAGCAGATGCTGATCCAGGCGAAGCAATATGCGCTCCTGGATCCGCACCTTCTGTCACGTCAAGGATTTCGGTGCAGAAGGTGTGCTCGCTCGTCGGCAAGTTTAACAAGTTCAAGAGGGATTTGGTCGAGGAGATAGGCTTTGGTGGGATGCTGGGGATCAAGATGCTGGCAAAGTTGAATTTGAAATTCAGCGCGTGGCTAATGGAAAGAGTCGAGGTCGAGTCCAGCACACTGAAAATAGACGAGCAAAGGGTTCTGCAGATCCAGGACCATGATGTCCAGAAGGTATTCAGTCTGCCATGCGGCACCAGATCGATATGCCCCGATACGACCGAGCCGTCTGCAGCCTGCAAAGAGTTCATGCGAGCTTCTGCCTATTTGAGCAAAGGCGCGCACAGTCTAAAGGCCGCGGAGGCTTATCTCCTGAGAGATGACATCAATGCAGATTCCAGCAAGGTCCAGATAGATTGCTTCAAGATAGCCTTTGTTATTTTCGTTGTTGGCCACCTGTTGGCTCCATCCACTAAGCATGACTACATCACCATAGATTTCTGGGCCGCCCTCAACGATATCTCGCAAATTAAAGAATTTAATTGGTGTGCTTATGTACTCGAGCATTTGAACAGAGCTGTTGGGAAGTTGAAAACTGATATCCGCAACCGGAACATCACTGTACATCTTGTTGGCTGCCACCTGTTTCTTCAG GTATTCTACTTGGACAATCTTGATCTTGGTCCACTTTCCAAGACAAAAGACCATCTACCAAGGATTAGTCTTTTTGACTACGAGTCGGTTAAGAAGATGATAGAAGTGATCACTAGCAACGTGGATGGAGATACATCATTCGCTGGAGCTAGT TTTAGGCGCGCTCAAGATGTTTGCTACTCCAGAGTCCACTACGAAAGCCACACTCACCGAGCAGATGTAGCTTCTGACCTGCCCCATCATGCCCCAGGTTTTGTTGGCACAAAGCACCAACACAACCCAGTTACTCCCATGCTACGAAGCAGCTTCACTGAAACTGGACAAGAAGATTTCTCCAACCATCTCCGATTGAAATACCCGTCACTT AGCGGTGGGACGAACTGA